DNA from Mucilaginibacter mallensis:
TGAGCTATCAACACTAAAAACAAAGGTTGCTATCTGGAAGAGTGAGGATAAAAAAGTGGTTTTCACCAATGGCGTGTTCGATCTGATTCATATTGGCCATATCACTTACCTTTCAAAAGCGGCTGAATTAGGTGATAAATTGATCATCGGCTTAAATTCAGATGCTTCTGTTAAGCGGATAAAGGGCGAAAGTCGCCCGGTTAATGGGCAGGATAGTCGCGCGGCATTACTGGCATCTTTCTTTTTTGTGGATGCGGTAGTAGTTTTTGAAGAGGATACACCATTAAATCTGATCACCACTTTAATGCCTGATGTACTGATAAAGGGTGCCGATTACTCCATTGAAAATATTGTTGGCGCTAAAGAAGTAATTGCCAATGGCGGTGAAGTTAAAACTATTACTTTTGTAGAGGGCTATTCTTCAACGTCAATTATTAAGAAGATCCAACAAAAATAAGCTTACCCGCATTTGAAAAATATGATAAGTGAACATTGCAACCAGATATTTGAGCAGGCGATAGGCGACTATCATCGGTTTAATGAAGTAGAAAAGCAATGTGAAAACCCTTTTGCTCCCGTTACTTTAGATAATTTATTATACGCCAAATGCTGGATAGATACCGCGCAATGGCATATGGAAGATGAGATCCGTAACCCCTCTATCCAACCGCTTGAAGTGGTAAAATGGAAACGTAGTATTGATGCTTCCAACCAGGATCGTACCGACATGGTGGAGTATATCGACTCTTATTTTCACGAAAAATATAAAAATATTCAGCCTTTAGCATCGGCCCGGATAAACACCGAGAGTCCTGCCTGGGCCATAGACCGCCTGTCGATCCTCGCCCTGAAAATATACCATATGCGTGAAGAGAGCTTGCGTACAGATGCTGATGAAGCGCACATTACGGAGTGCAAAAACAAACTGGCTATATTATTACAGCAACGTGTTGACCTGTCAACAGCTATTGATGAGCTGCTGGAAGATATAGAAAAAGGAGAAAAATACATGAAGGTTTATCGCCAGATGAAGATGTATAATGATCCTGAACTTAACCCTGTTTTATACAATAACAAAAAATAATGCCGGGGCCAAAGCACATATTGGTCATGCGTTTTTCGGCTATGGGCGATGTGGCGATGACCGTTCCGGTTGTTAAAGCACTGTTAGATCAAAATCCTGAGGTTACTCTTACCTATATTTCCCGCCCTGAATTTGCTGAATTCTTCAAAAATATACCCCGTTTAAAATATTATCCTGCCGATTTAAAAGAACTTTATAAGGGCTTTGGAGGCCTGATAAAACTCTTCAATCACCTGAAAAATCAGGAACATTTTGATGCGGTAGCTGATCTGCATAACAATCTGCGCACCCAAATATTAAGGCGCTTATTCAGGCTAACAGGCGTAAAAACTGCCGCACTGGATAAAGGCAGGGCTGAAAAAAAACTGTTAACACGCTTCCCAAACAAGGTATTAAAACCCCTAAAACGCACTGTTGAACGCTATGCAGATGTGTTCCGCAAGATAGGTTTTTATGTTACACTGGACTATAAACTGGTGAAAAAATCAAAGCCTTTAGCTGATGATATTATTAAAATAACTGGTGAAAAAACCTCCCCATGGATAGGGATTTCACCATTCGCCAAGCATAAAGGGAAGATCCTTCCACTTGAAAAAATGGAGGAAGTGATTGCTGAATTAAACAAACAAGATGTAAAAATCTTCCTTTTTGGAGGATCAATTAGCGAGCAGGAAATATGCAATGAATGGGAGAAAAGATATGCGAATGTGGTTTCCACCATCCGTATATTAAATATGCAGCAGGAATTTGTGCTTATCAATAACCTGGATGTAATGCTTAGTATGGACTCCGCAGGTATGCATTTAGCTTCGCTTGAAGGCACGCCGGTAATATCAGTTTGGGGGGCGACGCATCATTATGCCGGCTTTTTGGGCTATGGACAATCAGAAAATGATATTGTAGCCGACACAATTGAGTGCCGCCCATGTTCTGTATACGGTAATAAACCATGTTTTAGAAAGGATTATGCCTGTTTAAACCGTATAAAAGCCGAAACTATAGTTGATAAATTAACTCAATACACTCGATGAAAAGGTTATTATTAATTCGCCATGCTAAGGCCACCCATGACACTGATTATAAGGATTTTGATCGCCCGCTAAAAAAATCAGGCATAAAAGATTCTGAAATAATGGCCGACCACCTAAAAACAAAGTCATATATACCACAGATAATTTTCAGCAGCCCATCGGTACGTACAAAAAAAACGGCTGATATTTTTGCTGAACATCTCTCAGTAACCAAAATTCAAACTGATAAAGCCATATATGAGGCAAGCGATGCTACCTTGTTAGATATCATCAACGAGTTTCCTGATCAGTATTACTTTATTGCTTTAGTTGGGCATAACCCCGCTATAAGTCAGATGCTTTATCACTTAACAGGGCAAATAAAGGATGTGCCTCCCTGTGCCATAGCTGTAATTGATTTTGAGTTTGATGAATGGAAATTAATAAGCGGCGGCACCGGGAAGCTGGTGCTTTATGATGAGGTGTAAAAAAAGATGCAATTTGAGGGTCATACTGAGCGTAGTCGAAGTATAGGCGTAAAGGCCTTGCCCACATGCTTCGACTACGCTCAGCATGACACCTACCCTTTTCTCTTTAGTCCTATTAACTAATCAAATACGTCTTCCCTGGCAGCGAGCGGATATAGCCCTGCATCTCCATATTTAACAGGTTCATAGCCAGCGTACTCATGGTCATATTGGTTTTTATGGTGAGATCATCAATGGCAAGCGGGGCTTTGTGATCCTTTATCGTATCAAAAATAATTTGCTCATCCCTTGTCAGATCAATAGGTAAAGTAAATTGCTGAACTGCCTTAATATTTTCATCCTTTTCCCAACCTAAACTATACGCCAGATCAGCCGGATTAGTGAGTAATGCCGCTTTGTTATGTCGTACCAGGAAGTTACAACCCTCCGAAAACTCATCTCCTATCCTGCCCGGGAAAGTATAAACATCACGGTTATAAGAGTTTGCTATTTCAGCGGTGATCAGCGCACCGCCTTTTACACTGGCTTCAATAACCACCGTAGCATCGGCCATACCGGCTACTATACGGTTACGTTCAGGAAAATTTTCTCTGTCAGGGATAGTGCCTGACGGATATTCCGACAATAATCCGCCATTTTCGAGCATCTTTTCAGCTGTCGCGCGATTTTGACCAGGATATAACCGATCCAGACCATGTCCCAGGACACCAACTGTAGGCATATCTAAGCGCAGGCACTCCTTATGCGCTGCTACATCAATCCCTAATGCCAGTCCACTTATTATCAGCACGTTGTATTGTTGTAATTCTTCAATTAGCTCTTTACACAAATGCTTACCATATTCAGTGGCGTTACGGGTACCTACTATACTGATAACACGTTGATTATTCAGATCGGCATTACCTTTACTATATAATAATATAGGTGAGTCATTACATAACTTCAGGCGTTTAGGGTAGCGCGGATCCGTATAAAAAATAACATCAATATTATTCTTTTCGATGAATTTCACCTCCTCTTCTGCCTTGCGCAGCGCATCGTCTAAATTTAACTGCTCTATTGTTTTGATACCGATACCCGGAATTTCCAGCAATCTTGATTTAGATACAGTAAATATCCGCTCGGCACTCCCCAGCGATAAAATCAGCGATTTTGATAGCACATGGCTAACATTTTTAACATAAGTAAGGGCAACCTGGTGTAATACAGACATAGTGATAAGATCAGCCTAAAATAAAAAAAGAATCACAATAATGCTATAATAATTAGCAAAATAATAAAACTATAAAAATAGTTTGTGAACTATGAAAATAGTTGTAAATTTACCTAACTATAAAACTAGTTTACTATGCAGATCAAGGAACTCACAAAAGCCGAAGAGCAAATAATGCAGATACTGTGGCAATTAAATGAAGCTATTGTAAAAGAGATCATCGATAAAATACCCGAGCCAAAACCCGCGTATAACACCGTATCAACTGTGGTTAGGGTGTTAGAGGGCAAGAGGTTCATTGATCATAAAGCCTATGGTAATTCACATGTGTACTTCCCTACTATCAGTGAAGCGGAGTATAAAAAGTTCACTTTTGATAAGATGATGAGGAACTATTTTGATGATTCCTACAAAAGCCTCGTTTCATTTATTGCCAATGAAAAAAAGCTCGGCATAAAGGAGCTAGATGAGTTAACCAACCTGATTGACAACCTTAAAAACAAAAAACAATGAACTGGCTGCATTATTTGATGGAAGCTAACCTGTACCTCGCGGTATTTTATACCGTTTATTATGTGTTTTTAAGCAACGATACACACTACACTTTAAACAGGGCCTATTTATTACTGAGTTGCGTGGTTTCATTCATAATACCGGTAGTACAATTAGGATTTTTAAAGCATGAACCACAAGCTCCGGTTGTGCAATATGTTAACTACCATAGTGTAATGGTAAAGCCGATAGAAGTTACATTAATTCCGCCACCTGAAAAATTCACTTGGCAGGATGGTGTCTTTTATATCTATCTGGCTGGCGCGGCGGTGCTGTTATTGGTGTTATTATTCAAGCTTTACCAATTGGTAAGGATAACGCGCAAAAGTAATAAACCAACAAACGCGGGTTATAAACTGGTCTACCTTAATGGCTCCAATACTGCTTTTTCTTTCTTCAATTTTCTATTCATCGGCACAAAAGCTGACGGCAAGGAAACCATTATTAAGCACGAACTGGTGCATATCCACCAAAAACACTCTGCCGATATTGTGTTTATTGAGATATTAAAAATCATTAACTGGTTCAATCCCTTTATTTATATACTGCAATATAGCCTTAAAGCCATACATGAATATATAGCTGATGAAAAAACGGCAGCTACCGAAATCGATGCCCTCACCTATTCCTCATTCCTGGTGCATAATGCTTACGGCTTGAGCGGGTCTTCAATTACGCATTCATTTTTCAATTATAACCTATTAAAAAAGAGGATCATTATGTTAAATCAAAAACGTTCGGGTAGTTTAGCAAGGCTAAAATACCTGCTGGCTGTGCCCATATGTGGCGGCCTGCTGTGTGTTTCAACACTGGCATTCAGTAAAAATTATGGCTGGGTTGTGCTGATGAAGCCAAAGTCAGACACTATAGCTAAACCACCACCACCGCCTGCACCGCCAAAAGTAAAGGTGACTGATGTACGCTTATTACCACCACCAACTCGCGAAAATGTGAGATTTGCCGCACCAGCTTCTCCCAGCGAGATCACAAAAAAGGGATATAAATATGCTGAATCGGGCTATTTAATAAACGGCAAAAGTGATTTCAGAGTGATTATTGTAGAAAAAGATGGCACGCAAACGTCCTATTTTAAAAATACAGCAAGCGCTAAACAAATTAAAATGTTGCGTGATAAGTATGGGTATTCATTCCCTAATATGTCGATATATTCTAAATTACCACCGCCGCCGCCAGCACCATTAGCACCGCCCGCCAAGGAGGCACCGAAAACAAGTATAGACGAGCGCCCTTCACCATCTCCGTCTGCTGCATCAGCAGATGGAGAACTTAAGAGAAGCGCAGACACCGTGCGCCGCGTTCATTCGTCAGTTAATGCAAAAGCCACAAGTAGCATAACTTATCCTAATTTCGATTCTTCAATCTCATCAAATAAGACTCCAAAAGTTTTTGATAGTCTCTATACATTAAAAGGAGGTTTCGAAAAAAAGCAAAAGATGCTGGTAGGGCGTGTTATATATTCGAAATAGGGTATACTGATACCATCTGCTTTACATAATCTTTCTCATGGTTTTTGAGTTGGGTATTGCTGAACTGTTTTTCCGGCTCGGCAATTGCCTGTTTAAGGCTACTTATAATTAAGCCTTTACGTAGATCACCTGCTTGGTTTCAAAAAACTCCTCGTTAAAAAAATCCTTCAGGGAATATTGCTTCACTTTTAAGCCAGATTCGGCTATTTCTTCGCCCAGATCGCCACCTTTAAGGTATAGAATGCCGTTCGGCAGTATATTTTTTGAATCCTTACTGAACTTGTTTTTCACCCAGGGATAAAACTCCTTTAGTCGTGTTACTGCTCGCGATACCACAAAATCAAACTTTTCATCTACCTGTTCAGCACGTAAATGCGCGGCTTTTAAGTTCTGTAAACCCAACGCCGAGGCTACTTCCTTCACCACTTTTATCTTTTTCCCGATGGAATCCACCAAAAAAAACTGTGTTTCAGGAAATAAAATAGCCAGCGGGATACCCGGAAATCCGCCGCCTGTACCTACATCCAGCACATTTTCGCCGGGTCGAAAAGGCATCACTTTGGCTATTCCTAACGAGTGTAAAACATGGCGCTCATATAATTGATCAATATCCTTGCGAGATATCACATTGATCTGGTTGTTCCAGAAATTATATAGTTCGGGTAATTGCTCAAACTGCTGTAATTGCAGTGGAGTGATATCGGGGAAATATTTTATAAGACTATCAGATGTCATCGCGGTTAAAACGATTGAGTATGTTGCCAAGCAAATACCTGGCCCTGAACAACTGCGCTTTTACCGTGCCCAGAGGCAAGTCAAGCTGCTGGGCGATCTCTTCGTATGATAACTCATCAAAGTACCTCAGCGTGATCAGGTTACGGTAACGTATGGGCAGGTTTTCTATCAGTAATTTTAATTCTTCGGTTTGTTGTTTCTTGATGGATGTTTCCTCGGGATTTAAAACATCGGCCTTTATCTGTAAGGTTTTATCATCGCCATCCTCATCCATCATGCCGTGTATCGACATGGTATTCAGCTTCTTTTTCCTGATAAAATCTATACAATTATTGGTAGCCACCCTGAAAAGCCAGGTACTAAAGGCATAATCAGGCTGGTATTTATCCAGTTTTTCAAATGCTTTGGCAAAGGTTTCCACGGTTAAGTCCATGGCATCTTCCTTATTATTCACCATTTTAAGTACCATAAAATAAATGGAATCCTTATAACGGTGCATCAGATCAGCATAGGCTTTTTGATTGCCCTCACGCGCCTTAACCACCAGGTGAAAATCGTTCTTAGCGTTTTCGGTGAAATTTGCGTTTATTTCCATTGCTTGGTTTTTATAAAGGTACCTATAAGGCCGAACACATTTAAATATATATAATAAAACAAATCGAGACCAGGCAGATACCAAAAAAGACCATATGCATCCAGTTTTTTAAATACCTTTTTATAGATCACAAATTGTAGTATCAACCTGAACATAAATATACCTAACGCAAGCAAAGGTTCAAAATTGAAAACCAAACATAATATGAGCACCACGTAAAATAAAAACCCGGTAATGGCATCAAAACTTAACTGGCGTCTGTGCCTGTTTTTATACAATTTACCTACACCCATATGCCTTTTCTTTTGTCTGTACCAGGTTGTAAGGGTAGTTTTTGCGGTGGTATAGGTAAACGTTTCGGGGTGTATTTCAATTATAGTATTATCTGTTGTAGCATTTTCATTTACAAACAGATCATCATCGCCTGATATTACGTGCATATGCGAAGCAAAACCCTTGGCGTTAAAAAACAAGGTTTTGGTATAAGCCAGGTTACGGCCAACCCCCATATAAGGGTCGCCATCCAGCGCTGCCGACAGGTAATTTATAGCAGATTTTAAGGTCTCAAACCGTACAAACGGGTTTAAAAAGTTCCTGCTTTTATAATAAGGCGAATACCCTAATACTATTTGTGCCGGTGTAGTAAAATTAGCTGCCATACGGGCTATCCAGTTAGGCGAAGCAGGCTCGCAATCGGCATCGGTAAACAACAAATGCTCATTTTTTGCTGCCTTTATCCCTAAGGTAAGCGCGAACTTTTTACCGGTTTTAAAGCGATCATGCTCGGTAATTGTTACTACTTTAAGATGTGGATACTTAGCCTGTAGTTCTTCCAGCACAATATCCGAAGTATCGTAAGAGCAGTCATTTATTACTACAACTTCAAAATCAGGGTAATTTTGCTCCAATATTAAAGGCAGGTATCTGCCTAAATTATGCGCCTCATTACGCGCGCTGATGATAACAGATATAGGAATATTCGCGGGAATCAGTTCCTCCATTGGCTTATAAGCCGTAAGCAGGCTATGATCGCCTACCAGGTAATACAGTTGAATTATAAAACAAAGCTGGAGCAGCAGTACCAGCGCTTCTTTAATATAGTTTTCCAATCAATAATCAATATCGGACAAAATTGTTAAAAATTGATGAATTTATCGTGGTTTAATTCGGCTAAGTTTCCACATGAAGCGTTGTGGAAAAACAACCCGATAGTACAGTTAACACGTTATCCCTTAAGCCGAAGCTATTTATCACTATCTTTAACTTAAGCTTAAAAATAAACAAACCTTTAAAGAGCAATTATTTGTTAATTTTGCGCTCTTATAATGAAATTTAACTTAAAAGCCCAGGATCCGCTTTCAAAAGCCCGCGCAGGTGAGATCACAACCGATCACGGAACCATTCAAACGCCTATTTTTATGCCTGTTGGTACAGCAGGCACTGTTAAGGCCGTGCATCAGCATGAGCTAAAAAACGACATAAAAGCACAAATTATACTGGGGAACACCTACCATTTATACTTAAGGCCAGGATTGGATACTATTGAAAAAGCCGGCGGCCTACATAAATTTAATGGCTGGGATGGCCCAATTTTAACCGATAGTGGCGGTTACCAGGTATATTCATTAACCGAAGTACGTAAAATAAAGGAAGAAGGGGTTACGTTCCGATCACATATTGATGGCTCAAAACACCTGTTCACACCCGAAAATGTGATGGATATTCAGCGTACAATTGGTGCTGATATCATTATGGCTTTTGATGAATGTACACCTTATCCGTGCGAATATAACTACGCCAAAAGGTCGATAGAGATGACGCACCGCTGGCTTAAACGTTGCTGCGACCGCTTTGATTCTACCCAACCGAAATATGGCTACGACCAAACATTTTTCCCTATTGTACAGGGATCTGTATATAAGGATCTGCGTGTACGCTCGGCGGAAGTTATAGCTTCTTTTGAGCGTGAGGGCAATGCAATAGGTGGTTTATCCGTTGGAGAACCGGCTGAGGAAATGTATGCTATGACAGAAATTGTATGCGATATATTACCAGAGCAAAAACCACGTTATTTGATGGGCGTAGGTACACCGGTTAATATATTGGAAAATATTGCGTTAGGAATTGATATGTTTGATTGTGTAATGCCTACCCGCAATGCCCGTAACGGTATGCTTTTTACAAAAGATGGCATCATCAACATAAAAAACGAGAAATGGAAGAATGATTTTTCGCCTATTGAAGCTGATAGTGACCTGTTTGCTGATACCGCTTATACCAAAGCATATCTGCGGCATTTAATACACTCTGGCGAGATGCTGGGCGCGCAGATAGCCACCCTGCATAACCTGCATTTTTACCTGTGGCTGGTTGCTGAAGCACGTGAAAAAATAATAGCAGGCGAATTTTATAACTGGAAAAAAATAATGGTTAACCGCTTAGGCCAACGACTATAAATGAAGGAGTTTTTAGATAAATACATAAAGGTTATTGATAGGTATATCATCAACAAATACCTGGGTACATTCGTGTTCACGCTGGGTATTTTTATCGTGATATCGGTGGTTTTTGATATCTCAGAACACCTGGATAACTTCTTATCTAAACACGCCACATTAAAGGAAATTGCCTTCCAATACTACGCCGGTTTTATCCCTTTTTATATCAATATGCTGTCGCCGCTGATTAACTTTTTGGCGGTAATTTTCTTTACGGCAAAGATGGCAGATCAGACGGAGATAGTACCTATCCTGAGTGGAAAGGCTAGTTTTAACCGCTTTTTAAGACCATATTTTATAGCCGCTACGCTCATATTTATTGTATCATTTTTTGCCAATGTATACCTTATTCCTTATACCAACAGGCTGAAAAATGACTTCGAAAACTCCCACGGTTTTAATGGTGATACTGACCCAACCAAGAGCGAAGTGCACCTGCAACTGGACAAGCATACCTATGTTTACCTGCAATCATATGACCCTGTAGTACATACCGGATACACCTTTATACTGGAAAAATTTAATGGTGATGAGCTTAAACAAAAGCTATTTGCTCAAACAATAGTATATGATTCGCTGAAGAAAAAATGGGCCTTAAACAACTGTACTATCAGGTATGTAAATGGTTTGCACGAGCAACAATTAAGCGGTATACATAAGGATACGGTGCTGGATATGCGCCCTTCCGACTTTGATGTGCTGCATGATAACTCGTATAATGCGATGTCATTAAGCGTGCTTAATACCGGTATTACCAAGGAAAGGATCAGGGGATCGGGGGTTTTAGACAACATGTTATTTGAAAAATACCGTCGTTTTGTATACCCTTTTTCTACGTTTGTGCTCACCTTAATGGGCGTATCTTTATCATCACGCAAGGTTCGCGGGGGAATTGGATTACCACTTGGGATAGGGATCATCCTATGTTTCGCTTATATAATTCTTGATAAGTTCTCCTTTGTATTTGCCGAAAAAGGTGCCTTACCGCCTATATTATCTGTGTTTATCCCCAACTTTATGTTTGGTTTGGTAGGGCTTTATTTATTGTATAAAGCACCCAAATAATGCCCGATACCCCTACTTCTGCAGGAATAAACAAGAACCTTTTAATACTCCATTTTACTGTTTTTATATGGGGATTTACCAGTATTTTGGGCGAATTGATCTCCATTGCAGCCGTACAATTGGTATGGTACAGGGTAGTTATTGCCACTGTTTCGCTGTTTTTATACTTCAAATTCAATAAAACTTCGTACAAAATAAGCCGGAAAACACTGCTAAAACTGGTGGCAACAGGCGCCTTAGTCGGCGGCCACTGGATACTTTTCTTTGCTGCTATAAAGCTTTCAACCGTTTCTGTGACGCTGGTTTGCCTGTCATCCAATACACTTTTTACTGCTATTTTGGAGCCAATAATTAACCGCACACGGATCTCAAAAATGGAAATAGTTGCGGGTCTTTTAATCATAATTGGCATTATCCTCATATTCAAATTCGAAACACAATACACTAAGGGTATTATAACAGGCCTGCTTAGCTCTGTATGTGCAAGCCTTTTTTCCATCATCAACGCCCGCCAGGTAAAGCATACCGACGCTCCTGTTATTGCTTTTTATGAACTGTCGGGAGCTTTTGTATGGATCTCTGTCTACCTGTTTTTCACCCATGGCTTTGCTCACGACATGATCCTGAAAAATTCAGACATTGGGTATTTACTTATCCTCGGTACCGTTTGCACATCGCTCGCCTATGTTGCCGGGGTATCGGTAATGAAAGAATTTTCAGCCTTTAAGGTGGCACTCATCACCAACCTTGAGCCTGTATATGGCATCATTATGGCATTCATTTTCTTTGATGATATGCACAAATTAAGCCCGGGTTTCTGGGCAGGTGCCATCATTATCCTGTCGACAATCTTTATGTTTCCGTTGGCTCAAAAGCAAATTGCAAAACGTAGAGCAAGATAATTCTGCATCAATATTTCCTGAATTTTACTGCACAATTTCATGATTCACCAACCTCCCACTAGATAGGAGATAAGAAAATCCGTATACATACGGCGCATTTTAAGCCTTTCTAAGCGCGAATTTCTCGCAGCTACACTTTACTCCAATCTTATAAAATGAGTGCCATACAGGGCAAATTCAATTTCCAATTAGTGTATTGAATTAAAACTTTAACAGGATAGCTAAAATCATCAAAAAAGCAAAAAATATCCGACAATTATTCTTTAAAAAAATCAAACCTGTGTTTTATATAAATATAATATAACTTTTATAATCAGACGATTATAAATTTTATAAAAATGATAAGTTTACCTAAAAAGCAAATTAAAGGAAGATGAAATACTAACAAATTTAGTAAACATGATTAAACAATCTAAATTATCATTATATAAAATTAAGAATCAAATAATTAAATACTTTCAAATGAAGTAAAAATACATTTAGGTAGACGTGGGTTAGAATTTAGTCAAAGTGTATTGAAATTTAAAAATTAAAATTTCAATAAAAAGCAGGCAGGGAGAGAACTTTCAGCAGGAACAGGATTTTCCTGAAAAATCACTCATTTTCGTAAAACAGGATTTCAGAAAAATCAGCAGCTATCAGCAGGAAAAAAAATCGATAATGAGACATTACGTCTTATCCATTTTTTGACAAACGCGTTGAGCAGGGTAATTCAATTACCGGGCAATAATTAAACCATCAAAATCTGCAGAAAAAATCACCGCCCCCGGCCCATTTTTTTTGTGAGTTTAGTTACCCAAAACCTCCACTTTTATAAGACATATAAAAACCGGATATTGTAATTAAATGTTCAACTAAAAAACCATGAGAATAAAAACGATCATCATCATTCTGATAACAGTATTATTTACTGTAGTGCTTATGCAAAATACCGGCCGGGTAACTTTTTCATTTTTGTGGGCCGATTTCAGCGTATCGAAATTAACAATGCTATTAATCGTAGCCGTGGTCGCTTTTGTTATTGGCCTACTGGTTGGTCGACCTAACAAGGTTAAACGACTAGGCGGAGACCCTATAGATGAAAACCCAGACCACACAAACCCCAATACACTAAGTGACGAAGACAGGGAATATATAAACTAACACTATGAAAAACAAAATCGGATTTATTGGTCTTGGCAACATGGGCATCCACATGGCTAACAATTTAATAAAGGCAGGCTATCACCTGCAGGTTTATAACCGCACCGAAGCAAAGATCCTGGAGCTCGATCAGGCGTCGGTAACCGTTTGCAAAACTCCTGCCGAGGCAGCCACCGGCGTACCCATTTTGATCAGTATGTTATCGCAGGATGAAGTGCTGCGAGAATCGACTGTAGGTGCAGAAGGAATTTTAAAAACTTTTCCTGCGAATGCTGTGCACATATCCATGAGCACTATCAGCCCTGATACGGCTGAGAAACTCGCCAAATTGCACCAGCAACATGGCAGCAAATACATCGCCTCCCCTGTCTTCGGCAGGCCGGAAGCTGCGGAAGCGAAGAAGCTGTTCATTTGCATTTCGGGTGATAAGGATGCTAAAGAAATCGCAACCCCCGTGCTTGAAAATTTAGGGCAGCGTATTGTTGATTTTGGCGACAAGGTTGGCGGCGCAAATGTGGTGAAGGTTGCCGGTAATTTTATGATCCTGGCCTCGCTGGAGATAATGGCCGAAGCATTTACCCTGGCTGAGAAAAACGGCCTGGATCGCGTACAGGTTGCCGAGTTTTTTGGATCG
Protein-coding regions in this window:
- the rsmG gene encoding 16S rRNA (guanine(527)-N(7))-methyltransferase RsmG, whose protein sequence is MTSDSLIKYFPDITPLQLQQFEQLPELYNFWNNQINVISRKDIDQLYERHVLHSLGIAKVMPFRPGENVLDVGTGGGFPGIPLAILFPETQFFLVDSIGKKIKVVKEVASALGLQNLKAAHLRAEQVDEKFDFVVSRAVTRLKEFYPWVKNKFSKDSKNILPNGILYLKGGDLGEEIAESGLKVKQYSLKDFFNEEFFETKQVIYVKA
- a CDS encoding SixA phosphatase family protein, which codes for MKRLLLIRHAKATHDTDYKDFDRPLKKSGIKDSEIMADHLKTKSYIPQIIFSSPSVRTKKTADIFAEHLSVTKIQTDKAIYEASDATLLDIINEFPDQYYFIALVGHNPAISQMLYHLTGQIKDVPPCAIAVIDFEFDEWKLISGGTGKLVLYDEV
- a CDS encoding M56 family metallopeptidase, with the translated sequence MNWLHYLMEANLYLAVFYTVYYVFLSNDTHYTLNRAYLLLSCVVSFIIPVVQLGFLKHEPQAPVVQYVNYHSVMVKPIEVTLIPPPEKFTWQDGVFYIYLAGAAVLLLVLLFKLYQLVRITRKSNKPTNAGYKLVYLNGSNTAFSFFNFLFIGTKADGKETIIKHELVHIHQKHSADIVFIEILKIINWFNPFIYILQYSLKAIHEYIADEKTAATEIDALTYSSFLVHNAYGLSGSSITHSFFNYNLLKKRIIMLNQKRSGSLARLKYLLAVPICGGLLCVSTLAFSKNYGWVVLMKPKSDTIAKPPPPPAPPKVKVTDVRLLPPPTRENVRFAAPASPSEITKKGYKYAESGYLINGKSDFRVIIVEKDGTQTSYFKNTASAKQIKMLRDKYGYSFPNMSIYSKLPPPPPAPLAPPAKEAPKTSIDERPSPSPSAASADGELKRSADTVRRVHSSVNAKATSSITYPNFDSSISSNKTPKVFDSLYTLKGGFEKKQKMLVGRVIYSK
- a CDS encoding DUF4254 domain-containing protein codes for the protein MISEHCNQIFEQAIGDYHRFNEVEKQCENPFAPVTLDNLLYAKCWIDTAQWHMEDEIRNPSIQPLEVVKWKRSIDASNQDRTDMVEYIDSYFHEKYKNIQPLASARINTESPAWAIDRLSILALKIYHMREESLRTDADEAHITECKNKLAILLQQRVDLSTAIDELLEDIEKGEKYMKVYRQMKMYNDPELNPVLYNNKK
- the dprA gene encoding DNA-processing protein DprA; the protein is MSVLHQVALTYVKNVSHVLSKSLILSLGSAERIFTVSKSRLLEIPGIGIKTIEQLNLDDALRKAEEEVKFIEKNNIDVIFYTDPRYPKRLKLCNDSPILLYSKGNADLNNQRVISIVGTRNATEYGKHLCKELIEELQQYNVLIISGLALGIDVAAHKECLRLDMPTVGVLGHGLDRLYPGQNRATAEKMLENGGLLSEYPSGTIPDRENFPERNRIVAGMADATVVIEASVKGGALITAEIANSYNRDVYTFPGRIGDEFSEGCNFLVRHNKAALLTNPADLAYSLGWEKDENIKAVQQFTLPIDLTRDEQIIFDTIKDHKAPLAIDDLTIKTNMTMSTLAMNLLNMEMQGYIRSLPGKTYLIS
- a CDS encoding glycosyltransferase family 9 protein, which codes for MRFSAMGDVAMTVPVVKALLDQNPEVTLTYISRPEFAEFFKNIPRLKYYPADLKELYKGFGGLIKLFNHLKNQEHFDAVADLHNNLRTQILRRLFRLTGVKTAALDKGRAEKKLLTRFPNKVLKPLKRTVERYADVFRKIGFYVTLDYKLVKKSKPLADDIIKITGEKTSPWIGISPFAKHKGKILPLEKMEEVIAELNKQDVKIFLFGGSISEQEICNEWEKRYANVVSTIRILNMQQEFVLINNLDVMLSMDSAGMHLASLEGTPVISVWGATHHYAGFLGYGQSENDIVADTIECRPCSVYGNKPCFRKDYACLNRIKAETIVDKLTQYTR
- the rfaE2 gene encoding D-glycero-beta-D-manno-heptose 1-phosphate adenylyltransferase gives rise to the protein MRDIEKTLSSKINELSTLKTKVAIWKSEDKKVVFTNGVFDLIHIGHITYLSKAAELGDKLIIGLNSDASVKRIKGESRPVNGQDSRAALLASFFFVDAVVVFEEDTPLNLITTLMPDVLIKGADYSIENIVGAKEVIANGGEVKTITFVEGYSSTSIIKKIQQK
- a CDS encoding BlaI/MecI/CopY family transcriptional regulator, coding for MQIKELTKAEEQIMQILWQLNEAIVKEIIDKIPEPKPAYNTVSTVVRVLEGKRFIDHKAYGNSHVYFPTISEAEYKKFTFDKMMRNYFDDSYKSLVSFIANEKKLGIKELDELTNLIDNLKNKKQ